A window of Halomonas sp. H10-9-1 contains these coding sequences:
- a CDS encoding phage tail tape measure protein gives MADLEKTVAIIFEGVDQMGAGVTSVTKQVDTLAGSVQQAAQPMADLTLGVLKFEGALLAAGAAVTALAVKMAGDFDSSFREITTLIDMPAQALDQFRGDVLDYASGSTQAIGDVTAALYSLVSAGNDTEEALTLLANAEELAVGGKTELSTAANGLAGVMNAYGAEASNAEQYTDAMFVAMKNGMTTIDELASSLPQVTGLAAQLGVDFDTLVSAVSALTTTGLSTSQAVTQVGAALNSILGPSQQAKTLADELGIEFSATALEAKGLDGFLLDLAEATGGNAEQMNTLFGSTEATRAVLALIGPVAEQFGINLDDMSEKAGATATAFGKMADDIGNGTTRIQNAMLGVLVGIGQPVLDEFSGIQEAIAEIFNAIGASIDDGQLSQFTSLLESVFQDVEATLQDVAQNLPEALELADWSGFLDGIEAIRTAVSELFDGADLSTAEGLAQVITKLGTGFELLSEYTAGAITAIGPFIEQLANLAGWIMEVDPAWVAMMGTIGGSAVVLTTVLSAFSSFLNILNSLAGAKGAIPAVTGASSKLATALGTSSTAGLWGAALGAAYGVKQLYDRLAAFNSFKLTFSDELEEELNQMSGAQKAATEVSLFSVQKIAEAYVGLSDKFGWGDDAAADLKVVSEEAIEAAKAVVGLGADAKDASGALGDMAGAANPAAQEVAKIEQAAIEAAKAVAGLGEGEEEIKKLDTAAVDAALAVARIGDNEAINVLSADIDDTSRYVMGLDGNLIDVNRTISVLGDVTKGVGDEAEEGAKKFGEMEQAAMELASNERIAAMEFSASIAVAGLEADAQKAEAIMGSLGTTIESTSQLLDGLYGERYGNDDLSRWDQVGLESSIRKQKEAQQAAAKLQNEYAKAQIENLKARTQALQSGEGLIKIDSTGLEPALEMIMWEIIEKVQMRANAEGAEFLLGLNSGGA, from the coding sequence ATGGCGGACTTGGAAAAGACGGTTGCGATCATCTTCGAGGGCGTCGATCAGATGGGGGCGGGTGTGACCTCAGTCACCAAGCAGGTCGACACCCTGGCGGGATCCGTTCAGCAGGCGGCGCAGCCGATGGCCGACTTGACCCTCGGGGTGCTGAAGTTCGAGGGCGCGCTGCTCGCTGCTGGCGCTGCGGTCACCGCCCTGGCGGTCAAGATGGCCGGCGACTTCGACTCCTCCTTCCGTGAGATCACCACGCTGATCGACATGCCCGCCCAGGCGCTCGACCAGTTCCGTGGTGACGTGCTGGACTACGCCAGCGGCTCGACCCAGGCGATCGGGGACGTGACCGCGGCGCTCTACAGCCTGGTGTCGGCCGGCAACGATACCGAGGAGGCCTTGACCCTACTGGCCAACGCTGAGGAGCTGGCGGTGGGCGGCAAGACCGAGCTTTCCACCGCGGCCAACGGCCTGGCGGGGGTGATGAACGCCTACGGGGCCGAGGCCAGCAACGCGGAGCAGTATACCGACGCGATGTTCGTCGCCATGAAGAACGGCATGACGACCATCGACGAGCTGGCCAGCAGCCTGCCCCAGGTGACCGGCTTGGCGGCGCAGTTGGGGGTGGACTTCGACACCCTGGTATCAGCCGTCTCGGCGCTGACTACCACCGGGCTCTCGACCAGCCAGGCAGTGACCCAGGTGGGCGCCGCGCTCAACTCGATCCTGGGGCCATCCCAGCAAGCCAAGACCCTGGCCGACGAACTCGGGATCGAGTTCAGCGCCACGGCCCTCGAGGCGAAGGGGCTCGACGGCTTCCTGCTCGACCTGGCCGAGGCGACCGGCGGCAACGCGGAGCAGATGAACACCCTGTTCGGCTCCACCGAGGCAACCCGCGCGGTGCTGGCGCTGATCGGCCCGGTGGCGGAGCAGTTCGGCATCAACCTCGACGACATGAGCGAGAAGGCGGGGGCTACGGCCACGGCCTTCGGCAAGATGGCCGATGACATCGGCAACGGGACGACCCGCATCCAGAACGCGATGCTTGGGGTGCTGGTGGGGATCGGCCAGCCGGTGCTCGACGAGTTCTCGGGGATCCAGGAAGCCATCGCCGAGATCTTCAACGCCATCGGCGCATCGATCGACGATGGCCAGCTGAGCCAGTTCACCAGCTTGCTGGAGAGCGTGTTCCAGGACGTCGAGGCGACCCTGCAGGACGTGGCGCAGAACCTACCCGAGGCCCTGGAGCTGGCCGACTGGTCCGGCTTCCTCGACGGGATCGAGGCGATCCGCACTGCCGTCTCGGAGCTGTTCGACGGGGCGGACCTGTCCACGGCCGAGGGGCTGGCGCAGGTGATCACCAAGTTGGGCACCGGCTTCGAGCTGCTGAGCGAGTACACCGCGGGGGCCATCACCGCCATCGGTCCGTTCATCGAACAGCTGGCAAACCTGGCCGGCTGGATCATGGAGGTCGACCCGGCGTGGGTCGCGATGATGGGTACCATCGGTGGGAGTGCGGTCGTGCTGACCACGGTGCTCTCCGCCTTCAGTTCCTTCCTGAACATCCTCAACAGCCTGGCGGGGGCCAAGGGCGCGATCCCGGCGGTGACCGGCGCCTCGAGCAAGCTGGCCACTGCGCTGGGGACCAGCAGCACGGCCGGGCTATGGGGGGCGGCCCTGGGCGCAGCCTACGGGGTGAAGCAGCTGTATGACCGCCTCGCCGCGTTCAACAGCTTCAAGCTGACGTTTTCCGATGAGCTCGAGGAAGAGCTCAACCAGATGAGCGGCGCCCAGAAGGCGGCGACCGAGGTCTCGTTGTTCTCGGTGCAGAAGATCGCCGAGGCCTATGTGGGGCTCTCCGATAAGTTCGGCTGGGGCGACGACGCGGCCGCCGACCTCAAGGTGGTGTCCGAGGAGGCCATTGAAGCGGCTAAGGCGGTGGTCGGCCTGGGCGCCGATGCGAAGGACGCCAGCGGCGCCCTGGGCGACATGGCTGGCGCCGCCAACCCGGCAGCCCAGGAGGTGGCCAAGATCGAGCAGGCGGCCATCGAGGCGGCCAAGGCGGTGGCTGGCCTGGGCGAGGGTGAGGAGGAGATCAAGAAGCTGGACACGGCCGCGGTGGATGCGGCCCTGGCGGTGGCCAGGATCGGCGACAACGAGGCCATCAACGTGCTCTCCGCCGACATCGACGACACCAGCCGGTATGTCATGGGGCTCGACGGCAACTTGATCGACGTCAACAGGACCATCTCGGTGCTCGGCGACGTGACCAAGGGGGTGGGCGACGAAGCTGAGGAGGGCGCCAAGAAGTTCGGCGAGATGGAGCAGGCGGCGATGGAGCTCGCCAGTAACGAGCGCATCGCGGCGATGGAATTCTCGGCGAGCATCGCGGTGGCCGGCCTGGAGGCCGACGCCCAGAAGGCTGAGGCCATCATGGGCTCGCTCGGCACCACCATCGAGAGCACAAGCCAACTGCTAGACGGACTCTATGGCGAGCGCTACGGCAACGATGACCTATCGCGATGGGACCAGGTGGGGCTCGAAAGCTCCATCCGCAAGCAGAAGGAAGCCCAGCAGGCGGCCGCCAAACTCCAGAACGAATATGCCAAGGCCCAGATCGAGAACCTGAAGGCGCGGACCCAGGCCCTACAGAGCGGCGAGGGGCTGATCAAGATCGACTCCACCGGACTGGAGCCGGCGCTTGAAATGATCATGTGGGAGATCATCGAGAAAGTGCAGATGCGCGCCAACGCCGAGGGCGCGGAGTTCCTGCTCGGCCTCAACAGCGGAGGAGCCTGA
- a CDS encoding DUF1441 family protein — protein MGEVIGREQAYQWSISRLAEALGRDRRTVAALIKDAGVLPAGTRRGNPVYRLADVVDAMTTDRRPSTGGGLDIDDLMPTDRKAWYQSENERVKLERELRHLVPVDEVQREMAKLAKAVASSLDSLADMLERDAGLPPEAIELVEVTTDALREQMYRAIIADIDDDEADTA, from the coding sequence ATGGGCGAGGTGATTGGACGTGAGCAGGCCTATCAGTGGTCGATCAGCCGCCTGGCGGAAGCACTGGGGCGAGATCGGCGCACCGTTGCCGCGCTGATCAAGGACGCGGGCGTGCTCCCGGCTGGTACCCGCCGGGGCAATCCGGTCTACCGCCTGGCCGATGTGGTGGACGCCATGACCACCGATCGCCGACCAAGCACCGGCGGCGGCCTCGACATCGACGACCTGATGCCGACCGACCGCAAGGCCTGGTACCAGAGCGAAAACGAGCGAGTGAAGCTCGAGCGCGAGCTCCGCCACCTGGTCCCGGTTGACGAGGTTCAGCGCGAGATGGCGAAGCTGGCCAAGGCGGTGGCATCGAGCCTCGACAGCCTGGCCGACATGCTCGAGCGCGACGCCGGCCTGCCGCCAGAGGCGATCGAGCTGGTGGAAGTCACCACCGACGCCCTGAGGGAGCAGATGTACCGGGCAATCATCGCCGACATAGACGACGACGAAGCCGACACCGCATGA
- a CDS encoding IS1182 family transposase, producing the protein MSRFIPVDRQTDYLLPPSVDEWLPDGHLARFVVDVVEQLNLSTLTRRYMGRGSKAHHPAVLLSLLIYGYATGVVSSRKIERATYDSVAFRYLAANTHPDHDTLATFRRRFLPELEQLFVQVLLLAREMKLLKLGTIALDGTKLKANASKHKALSYGHAKKLEAQFRAEVKALTERAESADKEDAADGMDIPAEIARREARLAAIAEAKAKIEARAEERDATEQAAYQEKVARREAQRKAGKKPRGRDPEPPTGGPRDKDQINFTDPQSRIMPVTGKGFDQCYNAQAAVDTESLLVTHVHVTQATNDKQQVMPLLTAWQGYPETLGKPDHLLGDTGYFSASNIQACHDHGIEPLLAMKRDVHHLPVFERFAADPPAPESEDPVEQMAHRLKTQAGRALYALRKHTVEPVFGIIKHVMGFRQFSLRGLDKVSGEWRLATMAWNIKRMHRLTAG; encoded by the coding sequence ATGAGCCGCTTCATCCCTGTGGATCGCCAGACCGATTACCTGCTGCCGCCTTCGGTAGACGAGTGGTTGCCCGATGGTCACCTGGCGCGGTTCGTTGTCGATGTTGTCGAACAACTGAACCTCTCGACGTTGACCCGGCGTTACATGGGGCGGGGTTCCAAGGCACATCACCCGGCGGTGCTACTGAGCCTGCTGATCTACGGCTACGCCACCGGGGTGGTCTCCAGCCGCAAGATCGAGCGTGCCACCTATGACTCGGTGGCGTTCCGCTACCTGGCCGCCAATACCCATCCCGACCATGACACGCTGGCCACCTTTCGCCGCCGCTTTCTGCCGGAACTGGAACAGTTGTTCGTACAGGTGCTGCTGCTGGCCCGCGAGATGAAGCTGCTCAAGCTTGGCACCATCGCCCTGGACGGCACCAAGCTCAAGGCCAACGCCAGCAAGCACAAGGCGTTGTCGTATGGCCATGCCAAGAAGCTGGAGGCACAGTTCAGGGCAGAGGTGAAAGCGCTGACCGAGCGGGCCGAGTCGGCGGACAAGGAGGACGCGGCCGACGGCATGGATATCCCCGCCGAGATTGCCCGCCGTGAAGCCCGCCTGGCGGCCATCGCTGAGGCGAAGGCCAAGATCGAGGCGCGCGCCGAGGAGCGGGACGCCACCGAGCAAGCCGCCTATCAGGAAAAGGTGGCGCGGCGGGAGGCGCAGCGCAAGGCCGGCAAGAAGCCCCGTGGGCGTGACCCCGAACCGCCCACTGGTGGCCCGCGTGACAAGGATCAGATCAATTTCACCGACCCGCAGTCGCGCATCATGCCGGTCACCGGCAAGGGGTTTGATCAGTGCTACAACGCCCAAGCCGCGGTTGATACCGAGAGTCTGCTGGTGACCCATGTCCACGTCACGCAGGCGACCAATGACAAGCAGCAAGTCATGCCGCTACTGACGGCCTGGCAAGGTTACCCGGAAACGCTGGGAAAACCTGACCACCTGCTGGGTGATACCGGCTACTTCAGTGCCAGCAATATCCAGGCCTGCCATGACCATGGTATCGAACCGCTGTTGGCGATGAAGCGAGACGTCCATCACCTTCCGGTCTTTGAACGTTTCGCCGCGGATCCGCCTGCCCCGGAGAGCGAGGACCCCGTCGAACAGATGGCACACCGCTTGAAGACGCAGGCGGGCCGAGCGCTCTACGCATTGCGCAAACATACCGTGGAGCCGGTCTTCGGGATCATCAAACACGTGATGGGGTTCCGGCAGTTCTCGCTACGCGGACTGGATAAGGTCAGCGGCGAGTGGCGATTGGCCACCATGGCGTGGAATATCAAGCGGATGCACCGGTTGACGGCGGGCTGA
- a CDS encoding type III pantothenate kinase → MILDLDIGNTLSKWRLKDVDSSEIRSRGAVWTREEWRPGADIPNLDVVEAVRISSVARRAVLEETVQLLRQRVGAVHVARSSPEALGVTNGYEEPERLGVDRWLGVLAGYQLVGGCCAVDCGSAITIDFVLPGGCHLGGYILPGLRLMKESLKLGTRNVAIDPDSEPEELLVPGRRTVEAVNHGIYMAAVSAINRVYAEVCDSEGVALPLMLTGGDARVVSQGLQVPHAVWPDMVYGGLEASFPLTAAERAGRMAGAPRVPTPVALEKIRAGLAFSMLL, encoded by the coding sequence ATGATTCTCGATCTCGATATCGGCAATACCCTCTCCAAGTGGCGTCTCAAGGACGTCGACAGCAGCGAGATCCGCTCACGCGGTGCGGTGTGGACGCGTGAGGAGTGGCGGCCGGGTGCCGATATTCCCAACCTCGATGTGGTCGAGGCGGTGCGTATCTCCAGCGTCGCGCGGCGTGCCGTGCTCGAGGAGACGGTCCAGTTGCTGCGCCAGCGTGTGGGAGCCGTGCATGTGGCCCGCTCGAGCCCCGAGGCGCTAGGCGTAACCAATGGCTACGAGGAGCCCGAGCGGCTAGGTGTCGATCGTTGGCTGGGCGTGCTGGCAGGCTACCAGTTGGTGGGTGGCTGCTGTGCGGTAGATTGCGGCAGTGCCATTACCATCGATTTCGTGCTGCCCGGTGGCTGCCACCTGGGGGGCTATATCCTGCCGGGGCTGCGCTTGATGAAGGAGAGCCTGAAGCTCGGCACGCGCAATGTGGCCATCGATCCCGACAGCGAGCCGGAGGAGCTGCTAGTCCCCGGCCGGCGTACGGTGGAGGCGGTGAATCATGGCATCTATATGGCGGCGGTCAGCGCCATCAATCGTGTCTATGCCGAGGTTTGCGACAGCGAGGGGGTCGCGCTGCCGCTGATGCTGACCGGTGGCGATGCCAGGGTTGTCTCCCAGGGGCTCCAGGTCCCCCATGCTGTCTGGCCCGACATGGTCTATGGGGGGCTGGAGGCCAGCTTTCCCCTGACCGCCGCTGAGCGGGCAGGGCGGATGGCGGGGGCTCCCCGTGTGCCGACGCCCGTAGCACTGGAAAAGATTCGTGCCGGGCTTGCATTCTCCATGCTGCTTTGA
- a CDS encoding biotin--[acetyl-CoA-carboxylase] ligase produces MTIGDLIRLLGDGEFHSGEQLGEQLGVSRAAVWKQLRKLESLGIAMEAVKGQGYRLAEPLELLDGPGIIAGLSHQARTHLARLFVEETLPSSNAFLRERFAQGAGHGEVCLVEQQSAGRGRRGRVWSTPWGRSLMLSQGWRVESGIAALEGLSLAVGVVLARVLESHGVSPLLKWPNDVLLALPDGGYAKLAGILVEVSGDASGPCEVVIGMGVNVSLPQEFRSTLEQPAAAIEDQVVGVSRNALATDLLEALLPLVAEFERDGFAPWCDAWNARHAFAGREVDVLRGAAREVAVAEGVDASGNLVVVQEGRRRRLAGGEISLRVRP; encoded by the coding sequence ATGACCATCGGTGACCTCATCCGCCTGCTCGGCGACGGAGAGTTCCACTCGGGCGAGCAGCTCGGTGAGCAGCTGGGCGTGTCCCGTGCTGCAGTATGGAAGCAGCTACGCAAGCTCGAGTCCCTGGGGATCGCCATGGAAGCGGTCAAGGGGCAGGGCTATCGCCTCGCGGAGCCCCTTGAGCTCCTCGATGGCCCAGGCATCATCGCCGGCCTCTCGCACCAGGCGCGCACTCACCTGGCTCGGCTCTTCGTCGAGGAGACGCTACCTTCCTCTAATGCTTTCCTGCGCGAGCGCTTCGCCCAGGGGGCGGGGCACGGCGAGGTCTGCCTGGTAGAGCAGCAGAGCGCCGGGCGTGGCCGTCGTGGACGCGTCTGGAGCACGCCCTGGGGTCGCAGCCTGATGCTGTCCCAGGGGTGGCGGGTGGAGTCCGGCATCGCTGCTCTGGAAGGGCTGAGTCTCGCCGTAGGGGTGGTGCTGGCTCGGGTGCTGGAGAGCCATGGGGTGTCCCCGCTGCTCAAGTGGCCCAATGACGTCCTCCTGGCGCTGCCCGACGGAGGATACGCCAAGCTGGCGGGTATTCTGGTGGAGGTCAGTGGTGACGCCTCGGGCCCCTGCGAGGTGGTGATCGGCATGGGGGTCAATGTCTCCCTGCCCCAGGAGTTCCGCAGCACCCTGGAGCAGCCGGCCGCTGCCATCGAGGATCAGGTGGTCGGTGTGTCCCGCAACGCCCTGGCCACCGATCTGCTGGAGGCGCTGTTGCCGCTGGTGGCGGAGTTCGAGCGTGATGGCTTTGCCCCCTGGTGCGATGCCTGGAATGCACGCCATGCCTTTGCCGGCCGCGAGGTGGATGTGCTGAGGGGTGCTGCGCGGGAGGTGGCGGTGGCCGAGGGAGTCGATGCCTCCGGTAACCTGGTGGTGGTCCAGGAGGGGCGGCGGCGCCGTCTGGCGGGTGGTGAAATCAGCCTGCGTGTGCGGCCATGA